The nucleotide sequence CCGTAGGACGTGGTGCGCATCCAGACGGCCCCGTCCTTCTCGTAGGCCTCGCCCTTCTCGAGCAGCCACTTCACCAGCTCTGCGGGCCGCCCGGCCTCCCGGAGGGACCTTTCGCTGAACCAGCGGTCAAACTCCACGCCGTAGCTGCGGAGCACCTCCTCCTGACCCTTGCGGAAGTACTCCGGCGCCCAGGTCTCCAGGAAGGCCAGCCGCTCCTCCTCCGGCTTCTCCAGGAAGTCGGGATACCGCTCCAGCAGCTCCCGGGCGCAGTCGATCACGTACTCGCCCGGGTAGCCGTCCTCGGGGATCTCGATGGTGGCCCCGCGCAGCTCCTGCGCCCGCAGGTCGACGGTGCGGGCCAGGATCTTCACCTGGTTGCCGGCGTCGTTGACGTAGAACTCGGTATGGCACTCGTACCCGGCCCAGTTGAGCACCCGGGCCAGGGCCGAGCCGAAGGCGCCCGCCCGGGCCTGCACCAGGACCATCGGCCCGGTGGGGTTGGCGCTCACGTACTCCAGCAGGATCCGCTGCTTCTGGCCGTGGTCGCTCTTGCCGTAGTCCGCCCCCTCGGCCTGGATGACGGGCAGCACCTGGTGCACCCAGCCGTGCCGCAGCCGCAGGTTGATGAAGCCGGGCCCGGCAATCTCCACCGATTCGATCCAGGTGCCTTCCAGCTGCAGGTGATCGACGATCGCCTGCGCGATGACGCGGGGGGCCTTCTTCTCCTGCCTGGCCATCACCATGGCCAGGTTGGTGGCGAAGTCGCCGTGGGCCTTGTCCTTGGGGATCTCCAGCATGACCTCGGGGGCGGGGCCGGCCAGCTGGCCCGCCGCGGCGGCCCGCTCCACGGCGTCTGCCAGCGCCCGGCGAATCTCGCTCTTGATCTGCTCCATGATCCGCATGTTCCGTCCGTCCTCCCAGATCTACACGTATCAGCCGAACGCCAGGATCGCCTCGCGCAGGAGCTTGGCCGCCAGCACCGGCGTCCGGTCGGTGTGGTCGAGTCCGGGGGCCACCTCCACCACGTCGAGCCCCACCACGTTGAGGCCCTCCATGGCCAGCAGGGCATCGATCATCTCCTTGCTCGTGATGCCCCCCGGCTCGGGCGTGCCCGTGCCCGGCGCGAAGGCCGGATCCATCACATCGATGTCGATGGTCACGTAGACCGGCCGGTCGCCCAGCGTCGGGATCACTCGTCGCAGCGGCTCCAGCACCTCGTGCGGGAAGAGGTGGCACCGGCTCATGCCGAAC is from Symbiobacterium terraclitae and encodes:
- the argS gene encoding arginine--tRNA ligase; the protein is MRIMEQIKSEIRRALADAVERAAAAGQLAGPAPEVMLEIPKDKAHGDFATNLAMVMARQEKKAPRVIAQAIVDHLQLEGTWIESVEIAGPGFINLRLRHGWVHQVLPVIQAEGADYGKSDHGQKQRILLEYVSANPTGPMVLVQARAGAFGSALARVLNWAGYECHTEFYVNDAGNQVKILARTVDLRAQELRGATIEIPEDGYPGEYVIDCARELLERYPDFLEKPEEERLAFLETWAPEYFRKGQEEVLRSYGVEFDRWFSERSLREAGRPAELVKWLLEKGEAYEKDGAVWMRTTSYGDDKDRVLVKSNGEFTYFAADACYHKDKYDRGYTTLIDILGQDHHGYLGRMKAMVECLGHPRDSLEILFTQIVRLFKDGQEFRMSKRKGNFVFLEDLLEQVSVDAARYFFLMRSLDTHMDFDLDLANLKSSDNPVFYIQYAHARICSILRQAQEQGIEVPAADQVDLALLADETEVDLLRKLAEFPEEIIGAADSREVHRITRYLNELATVFHQFYTRCRVVTDDLALTRARLALVDATRIVLANALGLLGVSAPERM